The Synechococcales cyanobacterium T60_A2020_003 genome includes a region encoding these proteins:
- a CDS encoding adenosylhomocysteinase, which translates to MSTTTQVKHEVKDLSLAPQGRQRIEWAGREMPVLRQIQERFAQEKPLAGIRLVACCHVTTETAHLAIALKAAGADAVLIASNPLSTQDHVAASLV; encoded by the coding sequence ATGAGCACTACAACCCAAGTTAAGCATGAGGTGAAGGATTTATCCCTAGCACCTCAGGGACGACAGCGGATCGAATGGGCAGGTCGCGAAATGCCCGTGCTGCGCCAAATTCAGGAGCGCTTCGCCCAAGAGAAACCGCTAGCAGGAATTCGGTTGGTTGCCTGTTGTCACGTGACGACGGAAACAGCTCACTTGGCGATCGCCCTCAAGGCCGCCGGAGCCGATGCCGTCCTAATTGCCAGCAATCCCCTCTCGACCCAAGACCACGTTGCCGCAAGTTTGGTC